The genomic segment GCTGAGACACACCCACTATACCGAACGAGAGGCATTATCCCTATATGTCTGATGTCTATCTTTTCTATGCCCCAGACGATGCCCCCCGCGTAGAGGGCTTGCGCCGTGAGTTAAACGCTGTGGGGCTAAAACCCTTCATGGTCGGTCACTATGCCCGCTCCCGCGAGACGTGGAGCGATTCGATCCTCTTTAAGATGCAAGAGGCACGCTTTATCATCATCGTGATCACCCGCAACGCCGAAAAATTTCAGCCTCTCCGGGCGTGGTGGGATGAAGCCGATAAGCAAAGCCTGCCCATCTTTACCTTATTGTTGGAAGAAGCGCCAAATTTGCGCTCGCGCTATATGAAACACGTCATGCTGACGATGACGACGCTCCCCGCCTTTTTGCGGGCGCTGCGCCCCGTCCCGCTGCCTTCTGTGGGGGAGGACACTGAGGACGGTTTGCTGCTGGACGATGTGTTGGTCGCCAAAGAGTCTGCCGCCCCGCCAACACCCGAACCCGTTAGGGAAAAACTCGGCTCAAAGCCGGCTGGCAAGCCTGTGACGAAACCGCTGACCACACCCACCCCGAAAAAAGCGCCGCAAGAGCCGCCCGCCGAGACGCCGCCGCCGCCCCAAGCGCTGCCCGCCGCCAGCAAGGACGAAGAAGAACAGCGCAAAAGCGACTCGCCGCGCCGCACCTGGAAACCAGACCGCGATAACGAGAAAACGCAGCCGCTGCCTCCGATGCGGGGAATTACCCCCCCTGAACAGCCCAAGCCCCCCGCGCCGCCTGCCTCTCCCGCCCCGCCCGCCCCTATCGCTGCCGCCCCTGTGGGGGGCGTGTCGGCTGGTGAGGGGGCACCGGGCGGCACAGACGATCTGCGCGGCGGGGGGGTCAGCACCGAGGATGTGCGCTTCACGGGGTTTGCCCCCCGTCAGGCGGCGGTGGATGAGTGGTACAGCCTGCTCGTCTACACCCATATTGACGCCGCCCTTGATAAAGTCCGCCGCGATGCGGATCGTTTCAAGGCGGAGATGGGCGGCAACCCCCGCGAGGCAAAGGCAAGCCCGCCCGCGAAACTGGCACGCGGCACAGAGATCAGCATCGTTCCCGCTTGCGAAGGGGTGATCTTTAACCCAGAGCGCGTCACCTTTAAATGGGCAGAGGATATGCACCGCGCTGATTTCCGCTTTCGAGCGCGGACGGATATGGCAGACCTTGCCGGAAACATCATCGTCTCAATCTTTGTAGGGGCGCTCATCGTGGGGACGATCAAATTGGGGATTCTGTTCACCGAGGCGGA from the Anaerolineales bacterium genome contains:
- a CDS encoding toll/interleukin-1 receptor domain-containing protein, with translation MSDVYLFYAPDDAPRVEGLRRELNAVGLKPFMVGHYARSRETWSDSILFKMQEARFIIIVITRNAEKFQPLRAWWDEADKQSLPIFTLLLEEAPNLRSRYMKHVMLTMTTLPAFLRALRPVPLPSVGEDTEDGLLLDDVLVAKESAAPPTPEPVREKLGSKPAGKPVTKPLTTPTPKKAPQEPPAETPPPPQALPAASKDEEEQRKSDSPRRTWKPDRDNEKTQPLPPMRGITPPEQPKPPAPPASPAPPAPIAAAPVGGVSAGEGAPGGTDDLRGGGVSTEDVRFTGFAPRQAAVDEWYSLLVYTHIDAALDKVRRDADRFKAEMGGNPREAKASPPAKLARGTEISIVPACEGVIFNPERVTFKWAEDMHRADFRFRARTDMADLAGNIIVSIFVGALIVGTIKLGILFTEADAAPPPQEVQPTAISASLYSASQIFPSYSHKDEGIVLACRNAYKALGYDFLRDKDALRPGEDWNAKLVEFIEKADIFQLFWSPRSAQSKYCQEEWQYALKLMQARKKPAAFIRPVYWERDTFVAPPPELGSLHFAFVDLPKTTP